Part of the Suricata suricatta isolate VVHF042 chromosome 8, meerkat_22Aug2017_6uvM2_HiC, whole genome shotgun sequence genome, tgggtggctcagtgggttaagcatctgactcttggtttcagctcgtaTCTAATCACATGGTTTGTTCCTTAAttcgagcaggctctgtgctgacagtgcatatttttctctctctctccctctctgcgcccccccccacatgcatgtgctcatgttctctctccctctctcccaaaacgtaaaataaataaactttaaaaaatgaaaaataaaaataaataaaatggaatgggaaaaattgAGAGTGTCTGCTAACAGGTACAGGTCTTCCTTTCAGTGTAATGGAAATGTTCCCGGAATTAGACAGTGGTGGTGTTTGTACCACATTCTAAATAtagtaaaaaccactgaattgtacactttaaaatagtgaatttatGTCatctgaattttatctcaatttaaGACATTGTTTTAAATACTGAATGGTGACAGAGGTCAAGGCCTCCGAGGCTGTGGCAGGAGTCTGAAGTCCTGGACTCTGGGTCTCAACCCCACCAGGACCCACTGGCCTCTCACCTACTCCCATTTCAGTCTGGCATAGATGGAAGGCAGGGTCAAATGCTGGCACCAGCAGCACGTCCAGGTCCAGGGACCTCCACTTGGCTATGAATTTTTGCTGATATTCCTGCAGGGATAGTGGGGTATGAGAGGGGTAAGGCCAGCAGAGGTCACCATTTGCAGGACAAGGTCAGGGGCTGCCAGACCCAGTCCTGTTAAAGATCAGGAAGAATTCCCAGGCTGTAAGATACAGATTAAGCTTTCCGGGGAGGGTCAGGGCCTTCCCAGGGGCTGAGGTAAAGGGATGGCAAGGGGAGTCTCAGGCTGCAGTCATTTGGGAACAACATATCATCCTGGCCCCAAGGAAATGGACTAAATTAACCTCCTGGGTCATCAAGCCTCCCCATCTGGGTTCAGCCAGGCCTTCCCTGTGGGCCGGGACATAGCTCTACTCCCCTTCTAGCTTCTCTTATCACCACCCCAGCCTCTGCTGCCCCCATTCTGGCAGTCCCTTGAAGTCTCTTCAGACACATATCACCTGCACTGCTGCATGCTGCTCCCACAGTTTCTTGGGAGTCCTGAGGGAATAAAGAAGACTTAGAATTCCAAAGGTCAGTATGGGAGGACCCCCTTGTATACAAACGGGGACATTACAGCCAAGAGCTAGAACCTAGTCTCAGTGCAGGCTACAAATCAGCTGATGGGCTGGGATGACCCTGTGTCTTATTCGCTGACCAAAATACCTTGCCTATCCAATGTCCCCAAGAGTACACACCCTCTGGTtgatgccccccccccatcagcaGCCACAGGGACTCACAGCCTTCCCTCAAAACCACAGGTCCTTCCTCTAACCTGTGAGGCACCCCAGTCAGCCCTCGGGCTGACCAATTCCAACCTTAACCCCAATCCCAGCCCAAacccaacttcaactcaggcccAACTTTTACCCTAAGCTAATTTTAGCCAGAACTCAGAAGCGTAACTCCAAATCAAACCCCAGGCCCAAAGTAGCCCCAATCCCAAACCCACTCAAAAGTCTAAATCCAACTAGGGTCAGACATGACCCTAAAGCCCTAATTATATCCCAAAGTCTAAATAGCCCTCACCCCCCAGTGGATGCCAATTCCAGCCACATGGGTCTCACTTAATTCCTCCACCCCATGAAAGATGCTTGTAAACTTGACCCAAGAAGACTAGCACTCACCCCACTCCACGAGTCTCTTCAAAACTCTGGCTAGCTCAGGTatcctagagagagagagagagacccattCATAAACCACACAGCAACACCAGCCTACCCAAAATGGGGGTCCAAGGAGAGCAACTCTATTCAGCACACTATCATGGAAGCTTCCACTCCTCCACAAGCCCTGAGTCCCCTCTGGgccaccactctctctctgaaacccCTTCCTCTTTTTGAGatgctctcttttctctgaaagaaCTCCTCTCTTTTTGTCCCCATCAGTGAATGCCAATTCCAGCCACATGGCCTCCACTACTCTCTGGGCTCCTCCCCTCCTGAATGCCTCCCTACCTTGGTCCCACACTCACTCTGTACTTCAGGATCCAGGACAAAAAACATTTGAGTGGGTCTGGCAGGCGGAGCATGGTGATCATTGACTTTATGCAAGGGTCCACAATGTCCCCCTCACTGAGGAACCACAGACATGTATCTGGTCAGTTACAGCCTTTCAGCCACTGACTGGCTCTCATACCTACCCAATGCCCATTCCAGAGGCAAGCCAAGGAAGGAGCTCAGACCCAAAGAAACACTTCTGTTTCTACCACTGCCACCCTGGAACCATGCACAGTGAAGATGGAGACCAAACAGGTGACTTGCTATATAAGGTCACACAATTAACCAGAGGCATCCCACCAACCCAGGCCAACAGTGCCTTCCTAGGACACAGGTCGCTGCCAGCCCCATCCCCAACCCTGTTTTCATCATGCCCCTTGTCTGAGTTCTGACAAACGTACAGCTTCTCCAGAAGGGTGGCCCCTCCATCGCCAAACGGACCCCCCAGGAACAGGTGTTTGACAGCATACTCTACACAGGGGATGGAGAAGGGGATGACCtgggagacagagactgagtcAGGGCCTGGAACTCCTCTGGCCCCACGTGGTATTCTCTTTGCATCCTTCAGGATTTAAAGAGAGGATACCAAACTGCAGCTCCTCTCCATCCATCCCAGCCCCTCTGCTACCATACCCACTCCCTCACCCTACAGAGAGACACCATGGCATTCAGGCAGCCCTGCCTGCTTCACTGGGATCCTGCCTCATGCTGAGTGCTTCACATATGTGAGCTCATTTAATCTGCACAGCTGCCCTATGTGgtagaaaactgaggctctgggtgGTTAAGAGACTGGCCCAAGACCACATAGCACACATGTGGCCAACCAGCAGTTCTCAAAGGGGAGGCAGGACCAGGACAAGCCattggagggaggcaggggctggggagaaaagTGATTTTGAGGACATAGTTCTCCTTACAGCCATTTGATGAAGAAACCCAAGCTATAGGAATTATAAGAGTGAATCCCTGAGTCCCCACCACTGAAGGGGAAGGCTGCAAAATCTTGATGCCTTCCTCACAGGGTGGGGtccaccctgcccccagctgcccccatcaGTCTTCTCCAGGAAGTTTAGGGGAAACACAGTGATGTTAGCAGCTCAAACTCAGATATAACTTCCTTTCCCTCCAAGAATGGCTCAGCCCGGCATCCTCACCAGTCTGGCTTCCCTCCCCATCCAGGGCTAAACAAGCCTACCTGATGTCCAGCGTCCTGGAGCAGCCTGGAGGTGAGCCTTACAGCCCTGGCCATGCTAGGAGATGGCTGGGTGAAGCCATCTGTTTCACAGTAGCCAATTCGAAGGGGCTGGTTACTGGAGTATACCTGGTGGCAAGAGGGACTGGGTGGGGCTCTCAGGAGAGACTGGGCCTCTTTAAGACTTAAGACTTGTAGGCTAGGGCCTTGGAACACAGCTGTTTTCAACCCAGGGGAATCTACCGAGGCTCCCCAAGAGCTCCTTGGAGCCCCTCTATATACTTTCCAGGCTCTAGGTCTTCTGGAGAAACTCCTGGAAGAACAAATGGACGAGGACATGATTGGTGGATGgagtggatagatagatagatggtagatagatTCATGAATGAGTGGGAGGGTATAGGTATGAGATGGTGAAtgggtgggtgggcagagggttgaatggatagatgggtggatagaAGAATGGATGATTGGAATTGAGAGGGTGGGCAGTTAAGTAAGTAGACTAATAGACACAAAGATCTTTAAACTAAAAACAGCCAGAAGATGATGAAGATGGAGAAATTAGTAAAGGCAAAAAATAGATGACAGAAAATGATCACAGGTTGATTGTACTAGGATGTGAGTAGGGAATCAGATGAGTAGACGTTGAATGAATGGTAGACAGAGACTCTCCCTATGGAGAGGGTTCTGGAGCAGACAGGGCTGGAGTCAAAGCCTACTTTTGCCAGTTACTATCTATGTGATCATAGGCAAGTAACTTCCTTtcctctcagtttcctcacctgtaaattgAGAAGCACAATGCTCATTCTATAGAGTGGATATTAGGATGAACTACAAAGAGCCTGAACATAGTAGGTGCCAATAAATGTTGTTGAATAAACTACTGAATAAATGAAGGCTGCCAGAGCTGGAAGGGTCTGGATCAATCTTTGGGTGCAACCTCTTTATTACACCACTGAGGAGACTGGGACCTAGAGAAGAGATGTGACTTGGCCAAGGTTACCTAGAGGACTAACAGCCTAGCCTAACCGGATACCAGACTCTCTTAACCATATCTCCTgaatgtatgtctgtgtgtgttgggTATGTGATGATGAAGTCCCTCTCTGGGGGCAGTATTAGCTATGACTCCAAGTAGCTGAGAGGCCAAAGCAGCTGGTGCTGAGCAGGGGTGGGATGTGAACATGACTGAGCATGGAGGCTTCTTGGTCACTGTACCTTGGGCTGGGAAAGAAAGGTCTCCACAGAAGATGGTCAGATGGTAGAAAACTCAATGAggaatgagggaggggagaggtgggagcTCTCCAGGCCTATTCCCCAACCCAGCTCACCTCTTCCCTGAAGGGCATAAAAGGCACAGTGGGGTCCAGTTGGTGCATGTCTTCACTTAGCAGGGCTCGCAGACACAGGGCCAGGCTTTCCACATCCCGGGCCATGGGGCCAGCCACTGTAGTCACTGAACAAAGAAGAGGCAGACTCCTCTCATCCTTTCTACTCTGGGAATCCCCACTGCCTGGCCTCAGAGGGTGGAGCCCAGGACGGTGATCAGGGTTAAGGGCCCTGGGGCCAACCTGGGTCAAGGGTTGAGGACAGGTAGGTAGCATTGGCACAGTGGCCAAAGTAGCTCTGGTTCCTGAAAGGAGAATCTTATCTGGGGTCAAACATCTGGAGACCAATAGGAGAGATTAAAGCTAGATAATAGGAAGCATTTCTCATTGGACTAGGAGAGGCCTGGTGGGAACCATGATTTATCACCAGTGGGGCCAATCTGTCTGAGATAGGGGATGAGTGAGATGTCCTTGGGAGGAAGGCTGGCAGGTTTATCTTTGAATGGGAGTGGCCACAGGCATAGACAGGAGCTTACCTGATTTTTTGCCCTTGACAGCAGCGGCAACTCCAGAGTAGCTGCAAAACCCCACCCACCCAGAGCCTACCTTAGCACTTGCAGGGAAGGGCCTAGTGCCAAAGCCTTAGTACCCAGCCAAGCACTCTCCCAGGGTCCAACACCCAGGAAGAGGAGTTGCTTTAACCCTCCCATGACCCTACTGCCCACAGCATTAAGTCTGATCTCTTTGACTGACTTCAAGGCTCTGAAGTATCAATTCACAACTTCCCCATCCCTGCTCTTTGACACACAAATAATACTCCAGGCAAAGTAAGCTTCTCACAGTTTATAGCCTTCTAGACTCTACACCATCTCTGCATGTCCATCCTTCAAAACCAACCTCAGattctgcctcctccaggaagccttcctttcCCTTGCCCTGCCTCTGAAAGTTTAAAGTCTAGGCTTTTAATAAATCTCTGTTGAAGAAAACGTCAGATTCATCCTGTGAGTTCCGACAAACTTTGACACCCTCTTAGAGCCCTAACCACTTTCTGACTAAGCCATTTGCATGTCAAAGAGCACAGCTGCAGGttggggggctgggaggcagggactAGGTCTGAGAGTGttctgtgtccccagcacagggGCCACCACAGTGTAGGTTTTCAGGGTGGGGCTGAAAGATGGGTAGATGAGTGAACAGAGATAGATATGGATGGATAAACAGATGGCTAGATGAGTGGATAGAGGGggagataaatggatggatggatggatggatggatggatgaacaaatggaaggaaggatgTATGTATGATTTTCAAGAGCTGAGATAGTTGTCCTTTTTCTTACTGATAAAGCCCAAATAACTAGTACAGTGTCATTTACAGAAGAAACACTCAATATATTTGTTAGATAAATTAAATAGTGGATGAATAGTGATATAGATTGATGGGATGATGACTGCATAggtagatgaatggacaaaggaTGGATAGATGGAAAAATGGGTGGATCAATCAATGACTAAGGAAACAGGGAGGTAGATGGATACATGTaaagatgaatgaattaataaacaaatgaattaatgagtgaGTGGAAGGTCTATTCTGCTGCCACCCGTACCAAATATAGTGTGTTTATCTGGGGCTGAAGCAGGAGTTATTTGAAATCCTCCTACCTTTAGCCACTTTCACTAGTACTGAGCTAAGTGAATAAGAGTTGAGGTGCCAAGCAGGCCCCTCTACTCCCCCCAGACTTCCTTTCCCCAACACTGGGCTGAGTCTACCTCTTCCCTCGCTCCCCGCAGCACCACGTACCTGAGGCGGTTTCCTGTGGTCCGGAGGCCACAGATACCACAAAAGCTGGCTGGTATGCGGATGCTGCCACCAGTGTCAGTACCCATGCTCAGGATGGAACCTCCTTTTGCCAGCAGGGCTCCTTCACCCCCTGAGGAGCCCCCTGGGGTCTTTTTTAAGTTCAGAGGGTTCAGAGTCTGTCCATAGATGGGGTTGCTGCAATTAAGGCTaagggaagcagaagaaaaggagcTGGGAGGTGAAAATTTAACTGGGGAGATGCCCCTCCTTATGTAGAGACTGATCCCCTCCAGATTCAACCCCAGGGCTGCTTTGGCTCCCAAACTCCTCCCTGGGGCTAAGCCTCCCAGTCTCCCTTACAGCTGAGGTGAGGGCCTACTGCCACAGGAAAGCCCAAGCGTGGACACCAACCACAACTCCTAACTTAAGGACAGAAGCCCACAGCCCTGCTGTCAGAACTAGGAGCAGGTTCCTCACAAAAGTAGGTACACTAAATgctgaaagagaggagagagaataggTGATGAGAAAAACAATTAGAGGAACTGGGATAAACACAGAGATGAAACTCTTCAGAACCTCAGAGTCTGAGGGCCTGTAGTGACTATGGAGTCCACCCAAATATTAtaagatgaggaagctgaggctcagggagcagAAAAGACTCGCCCAAGAACCTTGATCGTCACGATCTGCTTGACTGGCCCCCacctcaccctctttctctgaattGGGATTTTGTGCTGTTGTCAATCCTGGGCCCAGCCCCAAACCCAGGCCCTGCCTACCCACTTCAGAGACCTGTACAGTGTCTGGGGGGTGTTGGTTTTAAAGAAGGGAATAGCTCCCTGAGCCTTGAGCACTTTCACAATGACCCCGTCCTTGTCCGCTGGCTTCTCCAGGAACTGAGCCAGGCCACACGTAGAATCATGGCCCTGCAAGGAAGTGACATTAACTTCAGCCCCTAAGGGCAAGGCTGTAACCACCCAATGAAGAGACTCCCCCACCCTTTACTCTGCTCCCTCTCACACACATTGTCACAGCCTCTGAGACATGCATGCTGTACCTTTAGGAGAGCTCACAAGTGGCAGAAGAACATGGTGGGCAAGAGTTGGGTTCAGATCCTAGCTGGCCACTTCCTAATTGTGCATCCTTGATTAAGTAGCTTGCCCAATGTCACATGGTTAGATGCTCACAGACTCAGTGGTATATGGGCACatacacagacatgtacacaTGTGAACATAACACATCCCAGCCCACCTTGCAGTCATAGGGGTCCTTGAGGCTGATGGGGACCCCATAGAGAAGGCCTCTCTCAGTCCTCTTGAGCTTCTTCAATGCCTGCAGTTGCTCCTCACACTCGCCCAGGAAATCCGTCAGGCAATTCACCTCCTGGTGTACCTTCAGTGCCTGAGCAACATTGAAGAAGACAAGCTAAGAGGCTTAGGGTGAGGCCAAGGACAGGGCACTCAgtcaccccagcccctcccaccaccctgacTCAGAGAAGAATAGAAATGACAGATGACTGTGGCCCGCATCCCTTCCCAACCCAGCTGCAGCACCAGGATGTTGCACCTGACGCCCACCTCCTCTGAGTAGGACAACAACAGGTGATAGCTCCCCCCCCCACTTCTGACCCAGACACCTACTTCCTCTAAGTAGCTACAGAGGACACTCTCCAGACTGAGCTCTTCATCCCGCAGCTTCTGGGCCAGCATCTCCAGGGGCAGCTCCAAGATGGGCTTGGGGTCCAGGGATGGCTCCTGTGGAGATGAGAGGGCAGATATCAATGACTGATTCGCTCTAGTCCACTCCCACACACTCAACATCACATCCCCACACTCTATTGGATACACAGTTGCACACACAGCCATGTGCTCAGCACATGCTCCTATGCTTATCCTTAGCATGAAGAACATGTCCTGATCTGTCTCCAGGTTGGCATGAAACCCCTACAGGGTACAGatatttcctctgtctctgcctccccagTACCCACCCCAAGGCCTGGCACAGAAGAAAGCCTGATCCCTTATCTTGCTACCCAGAAGTAGCAAGTAGCAATAGGAGTGACTGTATAAGCATGTTTTGGAAGTCAGAGGTTATGGAACTGAGGTTCATCTCTGTATGGTTTGCCTTCAAGAGGCACCCTGACATCCCACCTTTCCTACTATCCAGCCCTCCCACTTTTGGTGATCTGACCTGGGAAAAGGCAAGATCCAGCATGAGTGGCAAGAGAGATCGACCACACAGAACTGGTAATCTGGTTAATCAGGGTTGATCCTTTCCCCTCCCATGGACTAGGtctctccaaaaaagaaagaactagaagCCAATCATGAGTTACCCAGCTATTCCCCTCAAGGTATGAGAGGAGGAGTGACACTAGCCCCTCAGGACTCTTGTCAGAGGCAAATATGACATGACAAGGACCTCGTGCACAGCAGGCACTCAGGAAGGTGAAGTTGTCTTTCTTTGTCCTCCTGGGCCCCAAATAAGACCCTCATGCCCTAAAGctggagtgggggcagggtgggaacACAGCAAACAGGCCTTTCTTGGTCCTGGAGCAGGGAGGTGGCAGACAAGGGGGACCTCCCTGGGAGGTCAGGGCTCCAATGCTTCGTGTCCATTAAATCTCTTGGCTTCTTCTTAGTCCCCATCTTACTCTCCTCagtagcatctgactcttagacACTTTCCTTCTGGAAATTCTCTGTGCCCTCAACATTCATGGCTTCTTCCTGTCCCTGGAGGCTCCTTCTCggtctcctctgctcctcttccctcctgTAAATAAATGTTGATGCTCCTCATGTCtgggcctcctctctcccttcctgcccacccTCTCTGGGTGACTTCAGCATCCAGATGTGTCCGAAGGATGCCAAGATGACCCTGCGactgcactccaggcctatttcctGCCATGCCTCAGACCCATTTACTGACCCACATATCCACATAAGCCAAATTCCATGACTCATCGTTTTACTGCCAGATCTGTTCATCATGAAATTCCCAAGCGATGATGCTCACGTCAGAGCAATAGTCCTCAGAATCATGTTGGGCCATTCCTTCACAtcccagttcttttctttttttttttaatttattttattttattttattttattttattttattttattttattttttgagagacagcatgagcaggggagggtcagagtgagagggagatacagattctaaatcaggacccaggctctgagctagctgtcagcacagagcccaatgcggggctggaacccacgaaccgtgagatcatgacctgagctgaagccagacacttaaacgattgagccacccaggcgcccccacatccCAGTTCTGATAATAGTCATAATAGCTAATCTTAGTCACATGGAAGATGTGTTATAACATTTAATATTCTCTAAGCCAAATTCcaagcattttacatataatagCTCATGTCACTCCCTACAACAAGCCAAGGAGGGAGGGcgttttattttctcactttacaatagaaaaaaaacactgaggcacagagagctatTTGCCAAGGACACATAGGCCATAAGTGGCAGACCCTGGATCCACTGGCCTCAGTGACCATTCTCTTACCCACAAGTACTGCCAAGGAGGTGGTTCTGCCTCCTTCACATCTTTCATCTCTGACTCTCCAGACTCCTTCTTGCCTAgaactttctctgtctctcagttttctcaagtcttcctcactggcctccctgcctctagTCTCTACACCTCCAGCTCAACCACTTCACTGCAGCCTAGGTGATCCCTTTCAGATGCTGTAAAACCCATAGGTCCCAACCGCCCTCAGAATAAAGTTGCAAAACCATTCTCCTCAGTATGGTTTATGGGGCTTTCACAATAAGTGTTTATAATGTGATTATAAACCAAGATTcatgtttactgagtgcttactctgtgACTGGCAACCATGTTAAGCACTTTGCTTGCACCACTTCATTAAACCCTCACAAAAATCCTTTGATAGGTGCTTTGTTATCAATATTTCCACTTCACCAACAAGGACAACAGAGAGGTTAACTCTATGGCCCAAAGTCATAAAAGTGGAGAGACTTCAACCTAGGTTGTCTATACCTTCACCACCACCCTCTAATGGCTCTAGGGGAGGGAAGCTTTTCAGATGAAGCAGCTCTtcggtgccaggcactgtactaggccccttccctgcctggatCCCCTAAGGCCCATTTCACCAgccttctctttccctgcccGACTTCTGTATTCTGCTGCTCTAGCCACACTGCCCACTCCCTCCGCTTGCTGCGCCATTTTGTCATCTTGGTGCCTCAGCTT contains:
- the LOC115297690 gene encoding vitamin D3 hydroxylase-associated protein-like — translated: MPGVAWLLYSVLGAALLALLGAALLFWHHAPARNKIPRAQKRRVVALQQMEALAQRLREQEPSLDPKPILELPLEMLAQKLRDEELSLESVLCSYLEEALKVHQEVNCLTDFLGECEEQLQALKKLKRTERGLLYGVPISLKDPYDCKGHDSTCGLAQFLEKPADKDGVIVKVLKAQGAIPFFKTNTPQTLYSLNCSNPIYGQTLNPLNLKKTPGGSSGGEGALLAKGGSILSMGTDTGGSIRIPASFCGICGLRTTGNRLSYSGVAAAVKGKKSVTTVAGPMARDVESLALCLRALLSEDMHQLDPTVPFMPFREEVYSSNQPLRIGYCETDGFTQPSPSMARAVRLTSRLLQDAGHQVIPFSIPCVEYAVKHLFLGGPFGDGGATLLEKLEGDIVDPCIKSMITMLRLPDPLKCFLSWILKYRVSVGPR